A genomic segment from Dendropsophus ebraccatus isolate aDenEbr1 chromosome 7, aDenEbr1.pat, whole genome shotgun sequence encodes:
- the LOC138797151 gene encoding zinc finger protein 84-like, with protein MSHQGGDQVTNIKVEDEAEEERMMGDPPCMSEVKEEEAPAAAIPENPGKNVMLWLNYKEEAGSAEQHSSGEALLPLTVHPGRHTTDLSYNPPDHEEPSPDQSQVITTSTGLKKAKRLQCADCGKVFRKSDFLRHRRIHTGEKPHSCSECGKCFRTKSHLDKHERSHTGEKPYSCSECGKCFTTKSDLDKHERSHTGEKPYLCAECGKSFTSKSDLVRHRRCHTGEKPYLCSECGKHFSTNSNLRTHQRIHTGEKPFSCSECEKCFPRKCLLVVHQRSHTGEKPFSCSKCGQCFTRKSSLYKHERKHTRMKTYSSSALDTHKISDTREKPFQCSECEKSFTNKSDLVIHERRHTGERPYLCSECGKCFISKGSLSDHQKIHTEEKPYSCSQCGKCFNRKSNLGIHERTHTGEKPYSCSECGKHYKHKSQLVIHERSHTEEKLYSCSECGKRFKDRSVLVKHQRSHTEEKSYSCSECGNCFKHKSDLLTHQRNHTGEKLYSCSECGKDYKNKSQLVIHERSHTGEKPFSCSECGRCFARKSVLVTHERSHTGEKPYSCSECSKCFSRKSLLVIHERSHTGEKPYSCSQCGKCFKQNSGLYAHEKTHRNGTC; from the coding sequence AAAATCCCGGTAAGAACGTTATGTTATGGCTGAATTATAAGGAAGAAGCTGGCAGTGCGGAGCAGCactcctcaggagaagccctcctcccccttactgtacatccaggacgtcacactacagatctatcatataatcctcctgaccatgaggaaccttctcctgaccaatcacaggtgatCACTACAAGTACAGGTCTGAAAAAGGCCAAAAGGCTTCAGTGCGCTGATTGTGGAAAAGTATTTAGAAAATCAGATTTTTTAAGACACAGAAGGAttcacacgggagagaagccgcattcatgttcagaatgtgggaaatgttttagaacTAAATCGCATCTGGACAAACAtgaaagaagtcacacaggagagaagccgtattcatgttcagaatgtgggaagtgttttacaaCTAAATCAGACTTAGACAAACAtgaaagaagtcacacaggagagaagccatatttatgtgcagaatgtgggaaatcttttacaAGTAAATCAGACCTTGTTAGACATAGGagatgtcacactggagagaagccgtatttatgttcagaatgtgggaaacattTTAGTACTAATAGCAATCTGAGGACTcaccagagaattcacacaggagaaaagccattttcatgttcagaatgtgagaaatgttttccaAGGAAATGTCTGCTTGTTGTACATCAgcgaagtcacacaggggagaagccattttcatgttcaaaatGTGGGCAATGTTTTACACGAAAATCCAGTCTTTACAAACATGAAAGAAAACACACAAGAATGAAGACCTATTCAAGCTCAGCGCTTGATACACATAAAATAAGTGACACAAGGGAAAAGCCATTtcaatgttcagaatgtgagaaatcttTTACAAATAAATCAGATCTTGTCATACATGAGAGACGTCACACTGGAGAGAGACCATAtttgtgttcagaatgtgggaaatgttttattagtaAAGGCAGCCTAAGCGATCACCAGAAAATTCACACagaagagaagccatattcatgttcacaatgtgggaaatgttttaatcgtAAATCAAATCTTGGTATACATGAgcgaactcacacaggggaaaagccatattcatgttcagaatgtgggaaacattATAAACATAAATCACAGCTTGTTatacatgagagaagtcacacagaaGAGAAGttgtattcatgttcagaatgtgggaagcgTTTTAAAGATAGATCAgttcttgttaaacatcagagaagTCACACCGAAGAGAAATCatattcatgttcggaatgtgggaattGTTTTAAACATAAATCAGATCTTCTTACACACCAACGaaatcacacaggagaaaagctgtattcatgttcagaatgtgggaaggaTTATAAAAATAAATCTCAGCTTGTCATACATGAgcgaagtcacacaggagagaagccattttcatgttcagaatgtgggagatgttttgCAAGGAAATCGGTTCTTGTTACACATGAacgaagtcacacaggagagaagccatattcatgttcagaatgcagTAAATGTTTTTCAAGAAAATCCCTGCTTGTCATACATGAgcgaagtcacacaggagagaagccatactcATGTTCGcaatgcgggaaatgttttaaaCAAAACTCGGGTCTTTATGCACATGAGAAAACACACCGGAATGGAACTTGTTAG